DNA sequence from the Candidatus Cloacimonadota bacterium genome:
NNNNNNNNNNNNNNNNNNNNNNNNNNNNNNNNNNNNNNNNNNNNNNNNNNNNNNNNNNNNNNNNNNNNNNNNNNNNNNNNAAATACACGAAAAAGTCGACTTTGTAATTTTATTTATCCCTTTTGGAAAAAATTAAAATACACTAATTTTTTTTCTCTTTGTTCAGGTTATCCCGAGCTCTTTAAGTTTGCGAGAGAGGTTTGATTGCTGAAGTCCAACTTCTGCGGCTGTTTCGCCTATCTTTCCGCCATTTCTATCCAAATATTTTTTCAAATAGTATTTTTCAAATCCAATTTTAGCGTCGTTAAAATTTTTAATATCTAAGAATGGAAGTTCTAAAGTTTTTGCGGGTTCTGCAAAACGAGTTTGTCCAATGACTTCATTTTGAGCAATAATTTTACTGTCTGATAAAATATACAATCTTTCCACCAAATTTTTTAATTCTCTCACATTTCCCGGGAATTCACAATTTGTCAGATACAAGATTGCATCGTTAGAAAATAATTTGGGGGCAACCTTCAATTCAACTGCAAAATAATCTAAATAGTAGGAAAGCAAAACAGGAATATCATTTTTCCGTTCCCGTAATGGTGGAATTGTTATTGGGATCACGTTCAATCTATAAAATAGATCTTCTCGAAATTGTCCTTCCCGAACCATTTCTTCCAAATTCTTATTTGTTGCCGCAATAATTCGAACATCAATATCAATGGTTCTATTCGATCCGACGCGTTCAAATTTTCCATCCTGAATAACTCGCAAGATTTTTGCTTGTGCTTCTTGATTCATGTCCCCTATTTCGTCCATAAATAATGTTCCACCGTGAGCAGCTTCCAGTTTACCTACTCTTTTTCTATCGGCACCTGTAAAGGCACCTCTTTC
Encoded proteins:
- a CDS encoding sigma-54 dependent transcriptional regulator, whose translation is MNILIIDDEKNIRRVLAEILEDEGYSVFTSDSGEDGLKLLSEEIIDLVFLDVKLPGIDGIEVLKKIRAEFPDLDVIMISGHSSIKIAVNAVQIGAYDFLEKPLSLHKVTITARNISEKIRLYKYYEQESEEVSNKYRMIGTSVEFRKVRDLVSRISKTNSKVLIRGENGTGKELVAYALHHQSDRKGAPFIKFNSAAIPKELVESELFGHERGAFTGADRKRVGKLEAAHGGTLFMDEIGDMNQEAQAKILRVIQDGKFERVGSNRTIDIDVRIIAATNKNLEEMVREGQFREDLFYRLNVIPITIPPLRERKNDIPVLLSYYLDYFAVELKVAPKLFSNDAILYLTNCEFPGNVRELKNLVERLYILSDSKIIAQNEVIGQTRFAEPAKTLELPFLDIKNFNDAKIGFEKYYLKKYLDRNGGKIGETAAEVGLQQSNLSRKLKELGIT